One window from the genome of Malus domestica chromosome 01, GDT2T_hap1 encodes:
- the LOC103440611 gene encoding uncharacterized protein, with the protein MRENESTQRHYLYTHFTEAILYLRPFMKSPARFSAVFVFLLFGAFVCTRLINFPTLVDTSQGSVVTTGASQKHPPETPNIPKSPPPKLEIPLNCTAYNLTRTCPSNYPTTFSPEQDPDSPSPPPTCPEYFRWIYEDLRPWALTGITKDMVQSAKRTANFKLVILNGKAYLETYQKSFQTRDVFTLWGILQLLRRYPGKVPDLELMFDCVDWPVILSRFYSQPNSTAPPPLFRYCGDDRSLDIVFPDWSFWGWSEINIKPWELLLKDLEEGNNRSKWIDREPYAYWKGNPFVAETRKDLLKCNVSEQTDWNARVYAQDWFKESREGYKQSDLASQCVHRYKIYIEGSAWSVSEKYILACDSVTLIVKPRYYDFFTRGLIPVHHYWPIKDDDKCRSIKFAVDWGNSHKKKAQSIGKEASKMIQEDLKMDYVYDYMFHLLSEYSKLLQFKPTIPRKAVELCSEAMVCQAQGLEKKFMMDSMVKGPAERNPCAMPPPFDPASLFALLRRQANSIKQVETWERSYWENQRKQS; encoded by the exons ATGAGAGAGAACGAAAGTACGCAGAGGCACTACTTGTACACTCACTTCACTGAAGCTATCTTATATTTGCGGCCATTTATGAAGTCACCTGCGAGATTTTCCGCTGTCTTCGTCTTCCTCCTCTTCGGCGCGTTTGTCTGTACGCGCCTTATCAACTTCCCT ACTCTAGTTGATACTTCGCAAGGATCAGTAGTAACGACCGGAGCATCCCAAAAGCACCCTCCCGAAACTCCTAATATTCCCAAAAGTCCTCCACCCAAATTGGAAATCCCACTCAACTGCACTGCCTACAACCTCACACGAACTTGCCCATCAAACTACCCTACCACCTTTAGCCCAGAGCAAGATCCCGACAGTCCATCACCACCACCTACGTGTCCGGAGTACTTCCGTTGGATATACGAGGACCTAAGGCCATGGGCCCTGACCGGGATCACAAAAGACATGGTACAGAGTGCCAAGCGTACGGCCAATTTCAAGTTGGTGATCCTCAATGGCAAGGCTTACTTGGAGACATATCAGAAGTCGTTTCAGACGAGAGACGTTTTTACATTGTGGGGGATCCTACAATTGTTACGGAGGTATCCAGGGAAAGTGCCTGATTTGGAGCTCATGTTTGACTGTGTTGACTGGCCCGTCATCTTATCAAGGTTCTACAGCCAGCCCAATTCCACGGCTCCACCGCCATTGTTTCGCTACTGTGGTGATGACAGATCACTCGATATTGTCTTCCCTGATTGGTCGTTTTGGGGATG GTCGGAGATCAATATAAAGCCATGGGAGCTTTTGTTAAAGGACCTAGAGGAAGGCAACAATAGGAGCAAATGGATAGACAGAGAACCGTACGCTTATTGGAAGGGAAATCCATTTGTTGCTGAAACCAGGAAAGACCTCCTCAAATGTAATGTTTCCGAGCAAACGGACTGGAATGCTCGCGTTTATGCTCAA GATTGGTTTAAAGAATCAAGGGAAGGATACAAGCAATCAGATTTGGCAAGCCAATGCGTTCATAG GTATAAGATCTACATAGAAGGATCTGCTTGGTCTGTGAGTGAAAAATACATTCTTGCATGTGATTCTGTTACCTTAATCGTTAAGCCCCGTTACTATGATTTCTTCACGAGAGGTTTGATTCCGGTGCACCACTACTGGCCCATAAAAGATGATGACAAGTGCAGATCTATTAAGTTTGCTGTTGACTGGGGCAACAGTCATAAgaaaaag GCACAATCCATTGGAAAGGAAGCAAGCAAAATGATTCAAGAGGATTTGAAGATGGACTATGTGTACGACTACATGTTTCATCTGTTAAGCGAATACTCAAAGCTCTTACAGTTCAAGCCCACCATACCTCGAAAAGCGGTTGAGCTCTGCTCGGAGGCAATGGTTTGCCAAGCGCAAGGATTAGAGAAGAAATTTATGATGGACTCTATGGTGAAGGGTCCTGCCGAGAGGAATCCATGCGCCATGCCTCCGCCTTTTGATCCGGCGTCTCTTTTTGCATTACTTAGGAGACAAGCAAACTCAATTAAACAAGTGGAAACATGGGAGAGGAGTTACTGGGAGAATCAgagaaagcaatcatag
- the LOC103417841 gene encoding heavy metal-associated isoprenylated plant protein 39-like isoform X2 — protein MAQKVVLKVLTMTDDKTKQKAIEAAADIIGIDSIAADLKDQKLTVVGLMDPVAVVKKLKKVGKVDIVTVGPAKEEKKDEKKDGKKEDKKEEKKEDKK, from the exons ATGGCTCAG AAGGTGGTCCTGAAGGTTCTGACCATGACCGATGACAAAACAAAGCAGAAAGCCATTGAAGCTGCCGCTGATATTATTG GGATTGATTCGATCGCCGCGGATCTAAAGGACCAGAAGCTAACAGTGGTAGGACTGATGGATCCGGTGGCCGTAgtgaagaagttgaagaaggtTGGTAAGGTGGACATAGTAACTGTCGGACCAGCcaaggaagagaagaaagatgagaagaaagatggaaagaaggaggataaaaaagaagaaaagaaggagGACAAAAAGTAA
- the LOC103417842 gene encoding pentatricopeptide repeat-containing protein At1g55630-like codes for MNCIYLFGPRVIRKISCYVVVVRKLSDGCFRGDKGDNGYEFVEETLKTMWKSSEFDSVLDEKHGVCESENRPREHFSLRRSFFKNAKIDTARVLKVLREDGPGFDTKAALGELRIEVSGLLVREVLFEILKQIDYGSKMRCAKLGYKFFVWSGQLENYKHTANTYHLMMKIFADCEEFKAMWRLVDEMIEKGYPTTAQTFNILIRTCGEAGLARKVVERFIKSKTFNYRPFKHSYNAILHSLLVVKQYKLIEWAYQQMLAEGHSADILTYNVMMCAKYRLGKLDQFHRLLDEMGRSGFTPDFHTYNILLHVLGKGDKPLAALNLLNHMKEEGFKPSVLHFTTLIDGLSRAGNMDACKYFFDEMTKHECTPDVVCYTVMITGYIVAGELEKAQVVFDEMIPNGQLPNVFTYNAMIRGLCMARKFEEACSVLKVMESRGCNPNFTVYSTLVSYLRNAGKLAEAHEVITRMMEKGQYTHLLSKFKGYRRC; via the coding sequence ATGAACTGTATATATCTGTTTGGTCCAAGGGTTATTCGAAAAATTTCGTGTTATGTTGTCGTAGTACGAAAGTTAAGTGACGGGTGCTTTCGCGGCGATAAGGGGGATAATGGGTATGAGTTTGTGGAGGAAACCTTGAAGACAATGTGGAAAAGTTCGGAATTTGATTCGGTTTTGGATGAGAAACATGGTGTTTGTGAATCTGAGAACCGTCCCCGGGAACATTTCTCGCTGCGACGGAGCTTTTTCAAGAATGCGAAGATTGATACCGCGAGGGTTCTTAAAGTTCTTAGAGAAGATGGACCTGGTTTTGATACTAAAGCAGCTTTGGGTGAGTTGCGTATAGAGGTTTCAGGGCTTCTTGTGAGGGAAGTTCTGTTTGAGATTTTGAAACAGATAGATTATGGGAGTAAAATGCGGTGTGCGAAGTTGGGGTATAAGTTTTTTGTGTGGTCTGGTCAGCTTGAAAATTACAAGCACACAGCAAACACATATCATTTAATGATGAAGATATTTGCTGATTGTGAAGAGTTTAAAGCAATGTGGAGGTTAGTTGATGAGATGATCGAGAAAGGGTATCCGACTACAGCACAGACGTTCAACATTTTGATACGCACTTGTGGTGAGGCAGGCTTGGCTAGGAAAGTAGTGGAAAGGTTCATCAAATCGAAGACGTTTAACTATAGGCCATTTAAACACTCGTACAACGCAATTTTGCATTCCCTTCTTGTGGTGAAGCAGTACAAGTTGATTGAGTGGGCCTATCAACAGATGTTGGCGGAGGGTCACTCAGCAGATATTCTAACTTATAACGTGATGATGTGTGCAAAATATAGATTGGGGAAGTTGGATCAGTTTCACAGACTGCTTGACGAAATGGGTAGGAGTGGATTCACTCCAGATTTTCATACTTAcaatattcttcttcatgtacTTGGTAAGGGAGACAAACCGCTTGCAGCTCTTAATCTTTTGAATCACATGAAGGAAGAGGGTTTCAAACCAAGTGTTCTTCACTTCACAACGTTGATAGATGGACTGAGCAGGGCTGGAAATATGGATGCCtgcaaatatttttttgatGAGATGACAAAGCACGAGTGCACGCCGGATGTTGTTTGTTACACTGTAATGATCACCGGGTATATTGTGGCTGGGGAGCTTGAGAAGGCCCAAGTTGTGTTTGATGAGATGATCCCTAATGGGCAGCTTCCGAATGTATTTACATACAATGCCATGATTCGTGGACTTTGTATGGCAAGAAAGTTTGAGGAAGCGTGCTCCGTGCTCAAGGTTATGGAATCCAGAGGCTGTAACCCGAATTTCACTGTGTACAGCACCCTAGTAAGTTATTTGCGAAATGCTGGAAAGCTTGCTGAAGCTCATGAAGTAATAACACGCATGATGGAGAAAGGGCAGTATACCCATCTACTTTCAAAGTTCAAGGGATATAGGAGATGTTAA
- the LOC103417840 gene encoding heavy metal-associated isoprenylated plant protein 31, whose product MSIVEVRVPNLDCEGCASKLKKALSKLKGVEEVEVEMEIQKIIVRGYALEEKKVVKAIKKAGKAAEPWPFPGYSHFASFYKYPTYIVNHYYDTYKNQTTTGVHTFFHTPSVYSVAVASDEAIASLFSDDNPHACAIM is encoded by the exons ATGTCT ATTGTGGAGGTGAGAGTTCCAAACCTTGATTGTGAAGGATGTGCTTCCAAGTTGAAGAAAGCTCTCTCCAAACTGAAAG GCGTGGAAGAGGTGGAAGTAGAAATGGAGATCCAGAAAATAATAGTGAGGGGATATGCATTGGAGGAAAAGAAAGTGGTGAAGGCAATTAAGAAAGCTGGGAAAGCAGCAGAGCCATGGCCTTTCCCTGGATACTCTCACTTTGCCTCATTTTACAAGTACCCCACCTACATTGTCAACCATTACTATGACACTTACAAGAACCAAACCACCACCGGCGTCCACACCTTCTTCCACACTCCGTCGGTTTATTCCGTCGCCGTCGCATCCGACGAGGCCATTGCTTCGCTTTTTAGCGACGACAATCCGCATGCTTGTGCTATCATGtga
- the LOC103417841 gene encoding heavy metal-associated isoprenylated plant protein 39-like isoform X1 codes for MAQQKVVLKVLTMTDDKTKQKAIEAAADIIGIDSIAADLKDQKLTVVGLMDPVAVVKKLKKVGKVDIVTVGPAKEEKKDEKKDGKKEDKKEEKKEDKK; via the exons ATGGCTCAG CAGAAGGTGGTCCTGAAGGTTCTGACCATGACCGATGACAAAACAAAGCAGAAAGCCATTGAAGCTGCCGCTGATATTATTG GGATTGATTCGATCGCCGCGGATCTAAAGGACCAGAAGCTAACAGTGGTAGGACTGATGGATCCGGTGGCCGTAgtgaagaagttgaagaaggtTGGTAAGGTGGACATAGTAACTGTCGGACCAGCcaaggaagagaagaaagatgagaagaaagatggaaagaaggaggataaaaaagaagaaaagaaggagGACAAAAAGTAA